The Benincasa hispida cultivar B227 chromosome 11, ASM972705v1, whole genome shotgun sequence genome has a segment encoding these proteins:
- the LOC120089793 gene encoding syntaxin-22, with the protein MSFQDIEAGRPFASSRRDLINGKQDPTQAVASGIFQINTAVATFQRLVNTLGTPKDTPELREKLHKTRLHIGQLVKDTSAKLKQASDIDHHAEVNASKKIADAKLAKDFQAVLKEFQKAQRLAAERETAYTPFVPQTVLPSSYTAGEADASSEKNLEQRALLVESRRQEVLLLDNEIAFNEAIIEEREQGIHEIQQQIGEVNEIFKDLAVLVHEQGAMIDDIGSNIEGAHAATSQGTTQLVKASKTQRSNSSLACLLLVIFGIILLIVIIIVVA; encoded by the exons ATGAGCTTTCAAGATATCGAGGCTGGTCGCCCTTTTGCTTCTTCGAGGAGAGACCTCATCAATGGCAAACAAGATCCCACGCAAGCCGTTGCTTCGGGTATATTTCAGATTAATACTGCCGTCGCTACGTTTCAGAGGCTTGTTAATACCTTAGGAACACCTAAGGATACGCCTGAGCTACGCGAGAAGCT GCACAAGACCAGGTTACATATTGGACAGTTGGTTAAAGACACCTCTGCTAAACTTAAACAAGCCAGCGACATAGATCATCATGCTGAAGTTAAT GCCAGCAAGAAAATTGCAGATGCTAAACTTGCGAAAGATTTTCAAGCAGTGTTGAAAGAATTTCAGAAGGCTCAACGACTTGCAGCTGAGAGGGAAACAGCATATACACCTTTTGTTCCCCAAACTGTTCTACCTTCTAG CTACACAGCTGGCGAGGCAGATGCAAGCTCAGAGAAGAATCTTGAACAGCGTGCCCTCCTTGTGGAATCTAGGAG ACAAGAGGTCTTGCTATTGGACAATGAAATAGCTTTCAATGAGGCAATAATTGAGGAAAGAGAGCAAGGCATTCATGAAATCCAGCAGCAAATTGGAGAAGTGAATGAAATTTTTAAAGATCTTGCGGTTCTAGTCCATGAACAGGGAGCCATGATTG ATGATATTGGATCCAACATAGAGGGTGCCCATGCTGCAACGTCACAGGGAACAACTCAGCTTGTAAAAGCTTCAAAGACACAAAGATCAAATTCATCTCTG GCTTGCTTACTTTTGGTGATATTTGGTATTATTCTCCTCATTGTGATCATAATAGTTGTTGCTTAA